A genomic region of Barnesiella viscericola DSM 18177 contains the following coding sequences:
- a CDS encoding agmatine deiminase family protein has protein sequence MTPAILFPAEWYPQSGIQLTWPHEETDWAYMLDEVTACYIELAREIARRERLLIVTPHPKQVKQLLQGVVDLEAVTFAQCPTNDTWARDHGGITLFCDGTPAIYDFKFNGWGLKFAANYDNLITSTLCRQGRFNARYENRLNFVVEGGALESDGAGTLLTTSECLLSPNRNGEWSQARIEEYLKETFGLQRVLWLDHGYLAGDDTDSHIDTLARFAPGNTIVYVQCTDPTDEHYEALRRMEEQLRTFTTLEGTPYRLLPLPMANAVYDENGERLPATYANFLIMNDAVLYPTYRQPANDQAAAQVLQQAFPDREIVGIDCSPLIRQHGSLHCVTMQYPKDVLR, from the coding sequence ATGACCCCTGCGATACTCTTCCCGGCCGAATGGTATCCCCAATCGGGCATTCAGCTTACCTGGCCCCACGAGGAGACCGATTGGGCCTACATGCTCGACGAGGTGACTGCCTGCTATATCGAACTGGCCCGTGAGATTGCCCGGCGCGAACGGCTGCTCATCGTCACCCCTCACCCCAAGCAAGTGAAACAGCTGTTGCAAGGGGTGGTCGACCTTGAAGCGGTGACTTTTGCCCAATGCCCTACCAACGACACCTGGGCACGCGACCATGGCGGCATCACCCTCTTCTGCGACGGAACACCCGCCATCTACGACTTCAAATTCAACGGGTGGGGACTCAAATTTGCCGCCAACTACGACAACCTCATCACCTCGACACTCTGCCGACAGGGACGGTTCAACGCCCGGTATGAGAACCGGCTCAACTTCGTGGTCGAGGGAGGTGCTCTCGAAAGCGACGGAGCCGGAACCCTGCTCACCACCAGCGAATGCCTGCTCTCGCCCAACCGCAACGGCGAGTGGTCACAGGCCCGCATCGAAGAGTACCTGAAAGAGACCTTCGGTCTGCAACGCGTCCTGTGGCTCGACCACGGCTATCTGGCCGGCGACGATACCGACAGCCACATCGACACGCTGGCCCGATTTGCCCCCGGCAACACCATCGTGTATGTGCAATGCACCGACCCGACCGACGAGCACTACGAGGCTCTGCGCCGCATGGAGGAGCAGTTGCGCACCTTCACCACCCTCGAAGGTACACCCTACCGGCTGCTACCCCTACCCATGGCCAATGCCGTCTACGACGAGAACGGAGAGCGACTGCCGGCCACTTACGCCAATTTCCTGATTATGAACGATGCCGTGCTATACCCCACCTACCGCCAGCCTGCCAACGACCAGGCGGCCGCCCAAGTACTGCAACAGGCCTTCCCCGACCGGGAAATCGTGGGAATAGATTGCTCGCCACTCATTCGTCAGCACGGTTCGCTGCACTGCGTGACCATGCAATACCCCAAAGATGTTTTACGATAA
- a CDS encoding MarR family winged helix-turn-helix transcriptional regulator, translating into MNFSELNIEMLFALMSGKLSAAINRKLHRSFRKLSIDITPEQWTVLYYLWSRDGVTQQELCNVTFKDKPSMTRLIDNLEKQQLVIRTPGVKDRRINLIHLTDKGRELEDSTKPLVTAIMRMALEGFSDSEVEMAGAMLAKVFGNLKNSLED; encoded by the coding sequence ATGAACTTTTCGGAACTAAACATAGAGATGCTCTTTGCTCTCATGAGCGGGAAGCTGTCGGCGGCCATCAATCGGAAACTGCACCGCAGTTTCCGCAAGTTGTCGATTGACATCACTCCCGAGCAGTGGACCGTGTTGTACTATTTGTGGTCGCGCGACGGGGTGACGCAGCAGGAGTTGTGCAACGTAACTTTCAAGGACAAGCCGAGTATGACTCGCCTGATTGACAATCTGGAAAAGCAGCAGCTCGTTATCCGCACACCGGGTGTGAAGGACCGTCGCATCAATCTCATACACCTCACCGACAAGGGTAGGGAGCTCGAAGATTCTACCAAACCGCTGGTCACGGCCATCATGCGCATGGCACTCGAAGGCTTCTCCGACAGCGAGGTCGAGATGGCTGGCGCGATGTTGGCCAAGGTTTTCGGTAATTTGAAAAACTCGTTGGAAGATTAA
- a CDS encoding Hsp20/alpha crystallin family protein, protein MVPMRKNQGWLPDIFNDFFDNQWMERANATAPAINVIEHENDYCVEVAAPGMTKDDFQVHVDENDNLVITMEKKSENKDEKKKEHYLRREFSYSKFQQTMILPDDVDKNKISAHVEHGVLSVELPKLPVDNNAGVRKSIEVK, encoded by the coding sequence ATGGTACCCATGAGAAAAAACCAAGGTTGGTTGCCCGACATTTTCAATGACTTCTTTGATAACCAATGGATGGAAAGAGCCAACGCTACAGCACCTGCTATCAACGTAATCGAACATGAAAACGACTACTGCGTAGAAGTGGCTGCTCCGGGTATGACAAAAGACGATTTCCAGGTTCACGTCGATGAGAACGACAACCTCGTGATCACGATGGAGAAAAAATCGGAAAACAAAGACGAGAAGAAAAAAGAGCACTATCTGCGTCGCGAATTCTCTTACTCGAAATTCCAACAGACCATGATATTGCCCGACGATGTCGACAAAAACAAAATTTCGGCTCATGTCGAACATGGCGTTTTGTCGGTCGAACTTCCCAAATTGCCTGTTGACAACAATGCCGGTGTAAGAAAATCGATCGAAGTTAAGTAA
- the rpsF gene encoding 30S ribosomal protein S6 produces MNHYETVFILTPVLSDVQMKEAVDKFKTILTEQGAVIVNEENWGLRKLAYPIQKKTTGFYNLLEFDADPSVIAKLEVQFRRDERVIRFLTFRMDKFAAEYAAKRRSVKSSNKVEEVKEN; encoded by the coding sequence ATGAACCATTACGAAACCGTTTTCATTTTAACTCCCGTTTTGTCTGATGTACAGATGAAGGAAGCGGTAGACAAATTCAAAACGATTCTCACCGAGCAAGGTGCCGTAATCGTGAATGAAGAGAACTGGGGATTGCGCAAGCTCGCCTATCCTATCCAAAAGAAAACCACCGGTTTTTACAACCTGCTGGAATTTGACGCCGACCCTTCTGTCATCGCCAAATTGGAAGTTCAATTCCGTCGTGACGAACGTGTAATCCGTTTCCTCACGTTCAGAATGGACAAATTTGCCGCCGAATACGCTGCAAAGAGAAGAAGTGTTAAATCGTCTAACAAAGTAGAAGAAGTAAAGGAGAACTAA
- a CDS encoding ferredoxin domain-containing protein: protein MIYNERNTRKEAVCEAAKQIMMAARTAPKGKGVDIIEIATVTGDDLLALADQMRLTSEKRGMKFFLRDAGNIEQSDAVILFGTRRQVQGLNCGYCGYPTCAENPQENPCAINSIDVGIAIGSACSKAADMRIDTRVMFSAGAAAEEMELLPDCKQVIALALSVSSKSPYFDRKPQTPKP from the coding sequence ATGATTTATAACGAACGAAACACTCGTAAAGAGGCTGTGTGCGAAGCGGCCAAACAGATTATGATGGCGGCCCGCACCGCCCCCAAAGGCAAAGGGGTGGACATTATCGAGATTGCTACCGTGACCGGCGACGACCTGCTGGCTCTGGCCGACCAGATGCGGCTCACCAGCGAAAAGCGCGGCATGAAGTTTTTCCTGCGCGATGCCGGCAACATCGAACAGTCCGACGCAGTAATCCTCTTCGGTACCCGCCGACAGGTTCAAGGTCTCAACTGCGGCTATTGCGGCTACCCCACCTGTGCCGAGAATCCCCAGGAGAATCCCTGCGCCATCAACTCGATCGACGTAGGTATCGCCATCGGTTCGGCCTGTTCCAAAGCGGCCGACATGCGCATCGACACACGGGTGATGTTCTCGGCCGGGGCTGCTGCCGAAGAGATGGAGCTGCTGCCCGACTGCAAGCAAGTCATCGCCCTGGCTCTGAGCGTGTCGTCCAAGAGCCCCTATTTCGACCGCAAACCGCAAACCCCGAAGCCATGA
- the araJ gene encoding MFS transporter AraJ, with translation MKKSLIALAFGTLGLGIAEFVMMAILPYIATDLHISIPTAGHLISAYALGVCAGAPLLTLARRRPLKNILLGLATLMMAGNLFASVAPNYWTMLIARFISGLPHGAYFGVSSIVAEKLADKGKGSEAVSIMIAGMTIANLFGVPLGTSLSTLLSWRLTFLLVGVWSLIVLYFIWKWVPQVEGLPDTGFKGQFRFLKTKAPWLILGATLLGNGGVFCWYSYINPLLTQVSGFSAESITLLMVLAGFGMVVGNLLGGRLSDLYTPGRVAACTQFILFVALLAIFFAAPTGWLTVLLMCLCTTGLFAVSSPQQISIIHFAKGGELLGAACVQVAFNLGNAIGAFLGGLPIEAGLGYQYPALIGAPLALVGSVLLMLFYKKYEPKRV, from the coding sequence ATGAAAAAGAGTCTTATCGCTTTGGCATTCGGCACGTTGGGGCTTGGAATCGCCGAGTTTGTCATGATGGCTATCCTTCCCTACATAGCCACCGATCTGCACATCAGTATTCCCACGGCCGGGCACCTCATCTCGGCCTATGCGTTGGGCGTATGCGCGGGAGCACCTCTGCTCACGCTGGCCCGCCGACGTCCGTTGAAGAATATCCTGCTCGGGTTGGCCACCCTCATGATGGCGGGCAACCTCTTTGCCTCGGTAGCTCCCAACTACTGGACGATGCTTATAGCCCGCTTCATCTCGGGGCTTCCCCACGGGGCCTACTTCGGGGTCTCCTCGATTGTGGCCGAGAAACTGGCCGACAAGGGCAAGGGGTCGGAAGCCGTGTCGATTATGATTGCGGGCATGACCATTGCCAACCTCTTCGGGGTACCGCTGGGCACCTCGCTGAGCACGCTGCTCTCGTGGCGACTTACCTTTCTGTTGGTGGGCGTGTGGAGCCTGATTGTACTCTATTTCATCTGGAAATGGGTGCCACAGGTCGAGGGTCTGCCCGACACGGGATTCAAAGGGCAGTTCCGGTTCTTGAAGACGAAAGCCCCCTGGCTTATTCTGGGAGCCACGCTGCTGGGCAACGGCGGTGTATTCTGCTGGTACAGCTACATCAACCCGCTGCTCACCCAGGTATCGGGATTCTCGGCCGAGAGCATCACCCTGCTGATGGTACTGGCGGGATTCGGTATGGTGGTGGGCAACCTGCTGGGAGGACGACTCTCCGACCTCTACACCCCCGGCCGGGTAGCTGCCTGCACCCAGTTCATTCTCTTCGTGGCCCTGCTTGCCATCTTCTTCGCAGCACCGACAGGCTGGCTCACCGTCCTGCTCATGTGCCTCTGCACCACCGGACTTTTTGCCGTATCGAGCCCCCAGCAAATCTCCATCATTCACTTTGCCAAGGGTGGTGAGTTGCTGGGTGCCGCCTGTGTGCAGGTAGCCTTCAACCTGGGCAATGCCATCGGCGCCTTTCTGGGTGGACTGCCTATCGAGGCCGGTCTCGGCTACCAATATCCGGCTCTCATCGGGGCTCCGCTGGCCCTCGTAGGCTCCGTACTGCTCATGCTGTTCTACAAAAAATACGAACCGAAAAGAGTCTGA
- a CDS encoding TlpA disulfide reductase family protein — protein sequence MNRVYYLMLPLLLCAGCGGGVETSYVINGHVSNADADGNIVYLSHSNGDELVNLDSAIVDGGLFSFRGEQEVPIMAYLRFNRSLDSLAVPVLFVLENGTIEAKMDTVLSTVTGTRQNVDFETYKARSHRLDSLRSVLHDRYLDLADKGRMTAALEQKMYGQDCRLDNEEVDLAYRFIRKNRNSPASLWLLESMQSRFSEAELDKILSEFRGRDKNAPILTDIAQRLRNADKIEPGNPYADVALVDMWGRNTSLSGYVGYARYVVIGFWQAGSDPSCRAMVRLGQLYREFGYRGATFLSVSLDNDAELWRETLQRLRLPAHQCMAADPDEVESCYALASVPAFVVINPDGTINSRNLTIEQLGGKLQELLPYRVRRDTVSRVAVKADSLK from the coding sequence ATGAACAGAGTCTACTATCTGATGCTGCCTTTGTTGCTGTGTGCAGGTTGTGGGGGCGGTGTCGAAACCTCGTATGTGATTAACGGCCATGTGAGTAATGCCGATGCCGACGGCAATATTGTCTATCTGTCGCACAGTAATGGCGACGAGTTGGTCAATCTCGACAGTGCCATTGTCGACGGAGGGCTCTTCTCGTTCCGGGGCGAACAGGAGGTGCCGATTATGGCCTACCTGCGCTTCAACCGTTCGCTCGATTCGCTGGCTGTCCCTGTCCTGTTCGTATTGGAAAACGGTACCATAGAGGCCAAGATGGATACCGTACTCTCGACTGTGACGGGAACTCGGCAGAACGTGGATTTTGAGACCTATAAAGCCCGGTCGCACCGGTTGGATTCGCTGCGGAGTGTCTTGCATGACCGGTACCTCGATCTGGCTGACAAGGGACGAATGACCGCCGCTCTCGAACAGAAGATGTATGGACAGGATTGCCGGCTCGACAATGAGGAGGTAGACCTGGCCTATCGGTTTATCCGCAAGAACCGCAATTCGCCGGCTTCGCTTTGGTTGCTCGAATCGATGCAGAGCCGGTTCAGTGAAGCCGAGCTGGATAAGATACTGTCGGAGTTCAGGGGGAGAGACAAGAATGCACCCATACTCACCGATATTGCTCAACGCCTGCGCAATGCCGATAAGATAGAGCCGGGCAACCCCTATGCCGATGTGGCGCTGGTCGATATGTGGGGGCGGAACACCTCGCTGTCGGGGTATGTGGGCTATGCCCGTTATGTCGTCATCGGTTTTTGGCAAGCGGGCAGCGATCCCTCGTGTCGAGCCATGGTTCGGTTGGGGCAACTGTATCGCGAGTTTGGCTATCGGGGAGCCACTTTCCTGTCGGTTTCGCTCGACAACGATGCCGAGTTGTGGCGTGAGACCTTACAACGTCTAAGGTTGCCGGCTCATCAATGTATGGCAGCCGACCCCGACGAGGTAGAGTCGTGCTATGCGTTGGCCTCGGTCCCGGCCTTTGTGGTAATCAATCCCGACGGAACGATAAATTCCCGTAACTTGACTATTGAACAACTGGGTGGCAAGTTGCAGGAACTGTTGCCTTATCGCGTGCGTCGCGATACGGTAAGCCGCGTCGCGGTTAAGGCCGATTCCTTGAAGTAG
- the rplI gene encoding 50S ribosomal protein L9, translating into MQVILKEDVTNLGYKDDIVTVKSGYGRNYLIPQGKAVIASPMALKMREEDLKQRAHKLEKIKADALALAASLEGVSLTIGAKTSSTGTIFGSVNNIQIAEALEKLGHTVDRKQIIIKDPVKEVGHYKATIKLHKEVSVEIPFEVVAE; encoded by the coding sequence ATGCAAGTAATATTGAAAGAAGACGTCACCAATCTCGGTTACAAAGACGATATCGTGACTGTAAAAAGCGGATACGGCCGCAACTACCTCATTCCGCAAGGCAAAGCCGTTATTGCTTCGCCCATGGCTCTGAAAATGCGTGAAGAGGATCTGAAACAACGTGCTCACAAACTCGAGAAAATCAAAGCCGACGCTTTGGCTCTGGCTGCTTCGCTCGAAGGTGTATCACTCACCATCGGTGCAAAAACCAGCTCGACAGGTACCATCTTCGGTTCGGTTAACAATATCCAAATCGCCGAAGCTCTCGAAAAACTGGGTCACACCGTAGATCGCAAACAGATCATCATCAAAGACCCCGTGAAAGAAGTGGGTCACTACAAGGCTACGATTAAACTTCACAAAGAGGTTAGCGTAGAGATTCCCTTTGAAGTGGTTGCCGAATAA
- a CDS encoding L-serine ammonia-lyase has translation MKTIREIYRIGYGPSSSHTMGPRKASELFLERHPEAAAFEVTLYGSLAATGRGHLTDVAILDTLRPHAPVEIVWKPSVFLPFHPNGMTFRSKNSQGEVTDEWTVFSIGGGALAEEGKELDASPELYAMNSMTEILNWCERTGRSYWEYVQECEDSEIWNYLGEVWTVMRQAIERGLDQEGVLPGPLNLRRKASSYYIKAKGYKDSLKSRGLVFAYALAVSEENASGGRIVTAPTCGSCGVVPAVLYHLQRSRDFSDMRILRALATAGLVGNIVKQNASISGAEVGCQGEVGVACAMASAAASQLFGGSPAQIEYAAEMGLEHHLGMTCDPVCGLVQIPCIERNAYAAARALDANIYSAFTDGNHRVSFDKVVEVMKQTGHDLPSLYKETGEGGLAKDYEQM, from the coding sequence ATGAAAACGATTCGAGAGATATATCGCATAGGGTATGGCCCGTCGAGCAGCCATACGATGGGGCCTCGCAAGGCCTCGGAACTGTTTTTGGAGCGCCACCCCGAGGCGGCTGCTTTCGAGGTCACGTTGTATGGTAGCCTGGCTGCTACGGGGCGGGGACACTTGACCGACGTGGCCATTCTCGACACGCTGCGTCCGCACGCTCCGGTCGAGATTGTGTGGAAGCCGTCGGTATTCCTTCCGTTCCACCCCAACGGCATGACCTTTCGCTCGAAGAACAGCCAGGGCGAGGTGACCGACGAGTGGACCGTGTTCAGTATCGGTGGGGGCGCTTTGGCCGAAGAGGGCAAGGAACTCGACGCCTCGCCCGAACTCTATGCCATGAACAGCATGACCGAGATTCTCAACTGGTGCGAACGCACGGGACGCAGCTATTGGGAGTATGTGCAGGAGTGCGAGGATAGTGAAATCTGGAACTATCTGGGCGAGGTATGGACCGTCATGCGCCAGGCCATCGAGCGGGGTCTCGACCAGGAGGGTGTATTGCCCGGCCCGCTGAACTTGCGCCGGAAAGCCTCTTCCTATTATATCAAGGCCAAGGGGTATAAGGACAGCTTGAAGAGCCGGGGACTGGTCTTTGCCTATGCGCTGGCCGTGAGCGAGGAGAATGCCTCGGGCGGCCGCATTGTCACGGCACCTACCTGTGGGTCGTGCGGTGTGGTGCCTGCCGTGCTGTATCACTTGCAGCGGAGCCGCGATTTCAGCGACATGCGCATCTTGCGGGCCTTGGCTACGGCTGGCCTGGTGGGAAATATCGTGAAGCAGAATGCCTCGATTTCGGGAGCCGAAGTGGGGTGTCAGGGCGAGGTCGGCGTGGCTTGCGCCATGGCGTCGGCTGCGGCCAGCCAGCTGTTTGGCGGAAGTCCGGCACAAATCGAGTATGCCGCCGAAATGGGGCTCGAACACCACCTGGGCATGACTTGCGACCCGGTGTGCGGTCTGGTGCAGATACCCTGTATCGAGCGGAATGCCTATGCCGCGGCCCGGGCACTCGATGCCAATATCTATTCGGCCTTTACCGACGGAAATCACCGGGTATCGTTCGACAAGGTGGTCGAGGTGATGAAGCAGACCGGCCATGACCTGCCGTCACTCTACAAGGAGACGGGTGAAGGCGGTTTGGCCAAGGATTACGAGCAGATGTAG
- a CDS encoding alpha/beta hydrolase → MKKIRFSRSLAVVVLLGVATGVFLSLAQYGPDRLGEGFESRTLVMPDDYSGRVVTTLVRSLSPCGDVHRAILYVHGYNDYFFQKSMAQTFTDSCFNFYAVDLRKYGRSLLPGQTPFEVRDLQEYFADIDTALTLIRQEGNREIVLMGHSTGGLITSLYCEAHRDSLPVQGLILNSPFLDMNMSGFYEKVLVPLVSSWGRCFKGTKISQGNSTAYAESLLKAYHGEWEYDTNLKFKVSPPVTAAWVRAIHRGHNQVHKGLHIPCPILLMYSSQSVQGDKWTPQHQSGDAVLDVKDIARYGRTLGPRVTEFEVQEGLHDLVLSKPAARQSVYTEIFRWLRSNNLD, encoded by the coding sequence ATGAAGAAGATTAGGTTTTCCAGGTCTCTGGCCGTCGTCGTGCTGCTAGGGGTAGCTACGGGGGTTTTTCTTTCGTTGGCGCAATACGGCCCCGACCGTTTGGGCGAAGGGTTTGAGTCTCGAACATTGGTCATGCCCGACGATTACAGCGGCCGGGTAGTGACCACGCTGGTGCGCAGCCTGTCGCCGTGTGGCGATGTGCATCGGGCAATCCTCTATGTGCATGGGTATAACGACTATTTCTTCCAGAAGTCGATGGCCCAAACCTTTACCGATTCGTGTTTCAATTTCTATGCTGTGGACCTGCGCAAGTATGGCCGCTCGCTGCTGCCGGGGCAGACGCCCTTTGAGGTGCGCGATTTGCAGGAGTATTTTGCCGACATCGATACGGCTTTGACGTTGATTCGCCAGGAGGGAAACCGCGAGATTGTGCTCATGGGGCACTCGACGGGAGGGCTCATCACCTCGCTCTACTGCGAGGCACATCGCGACAGCCTGCCGGTACAGGGGCTTATCCTCAACAGCCCTTTCCTCGACATGAACATGAGCGGCTTTTACGAGAAGGTGTTGGTCCCCCTTGTGTCGTCATGGGGCCGTTGTTTCAAGGGTACGAAAATAAGCCAAGGCAACTCCACAGCCTATGCCGAGAGTCTGTTGAAGGCCTATCACGGGGAGTGGGAGTATGATACCAACTTGAAATTCAAGGTCTCGCCGCCTGTTACGGCAGCTTGGGTGCGTGCCATACATCGTGGCCACAATCAGGTGCACAAGGGGTTGCACATACCGTGTCCCATCTTGTTGATGTATTCGAGTCAATCGGTGCAGGGCGATAAGTGGACTCCGCAACATCAGTCGGGCGATGCGGTACTCGATGTGAAGGATATTGCCCGCTACGGTCGTACGCTGGGTCCCCGGGTAACCGAGTTTGAGGTGCAGGAGGGGCTGCACGACCTGGTGTTGTCGAAACCGGCTGCACGCCAATCGGTCTATACCGAAATCTTCCGCTGGCTACGTAGCAACAATCTGGATTAG
- the rpsR gene encoding 30S ribosomal protein S18 yields the protein MAQAQSEIRYLTPPSVDIKKKKYCRFKKNGIKYIDYKDPEFLKKFLNEQGKILPRRITGTSLKFQRRIAQAVKRARHLALLPYVTDMMK from the coding sequence ATGGCACAAGCACAATCCGAAATCAGATATTTGACTCCCCCGTCGGTAGACATCAAAAAGAAAAAATATTGCCGTTTCAAGAAAAACGGTATCAAGTATATCGACTATAAAGATCCTGAATTCCTGAAAAAATTCTTGAACGAACAAGGCAAAATCCTGCCCCGTCGTATCACAGGAACTTCGTTGAAATTTCAACGTCGTATTGCACAAGCTGTGAAAAGAGCCCGTCACCTGGCGCTGCTCCCTTATGTAACTGATATGATGAAATAA